CTCCGGGGGACCTTTGCAGCGGGAAGAGCGAGATTCGAACTCGCGATAGGATTAAGTCCTATACGTCCTTAGCAGGGACGCGCCTTCGGCCAACTCGGCCATCTTCCCATCTTGGGGACACTAATTTTACTTAATTTTGGCTTTTTTTTCAAGGGGTCGACAGCAAAAAATGCTAAATTCAAGCATATAAACAGACTCTGCGCAACCCGCAGGGCCCTTTTGGTGATTTTTATGGCAAACGCAAAAAGAAAACAAACGAAATCGGCCCCGACTCCCTTTCCGATAAAAGTTCTCAAGATATTGGCGGCTTTTGCGCTGGTCGGCATCATCTGCTGCATCCCCGCGTACATTTTCGTATTCAAAATCCTCCCCGAACGCGACCCCGACAACCAGTTCAACCGCGACACCATCCTGCAGGTGCTCTCCGGCGAGACCCGCGTGTACTACAACGACGGCAACGAACTGCTCGGAGCATTCTTCGACGCCAACCACCGCCTGTACGTGCCCTACGGCGACATCCCGAAGGACATCGTTAACGCGCTTATCGCCGCCGAAGACGCGGGCTACTGGAACCACAACGGGTTCAGCATGCAGGGATTCCTCCGCGCGATGCTCGCAAACATCAAGAGCGGCCACATGCGCCAGGGCGGCTCCACGCTCACGCAGCAGACGGCCAAGAACGTGCTCGGGCGCGAAGAACGCAGCATCAAGGCGAAGTGGAAGGAACTCATCAACGCGCTGCGCCTCGAAAAGCACTTCAGCAAGGAAGACATCCTGGAATTCTACCTGAACCAGTTCCACGTATCGGGAACGGGCAAGGGCGTGGCCATCGCGGCCCAGTACTTCTTCGACAAGGAACTCAAGGACCTCTCGCTCGCCGAATGCGCATTCATCGCAGGCTCGGTGAAGGGCCCGTTCAACTACGACCCGTTCATCCAGCGCACCGAGGAACGCAAGGAAAAGGCGCTCAAGCGCGGTGAAGAACGCCTGCGCTACGTGCTCGGCCGCATGGTCGATGAAGGCTATATCGACCAGGAACAGATGAACGACGCGCTTTCCGAACCGCTGCACTTCAAGCACGGCAACTTCCGCTTCAGCGTGTCGACGACGCTCGAAAGGATCGACGAGAAGCTCTCCAGCGAATTCTACCAGAAGCTCTTCGAACAGCACGACATCAGCGACTGGCGCAAGGCCCAGCTCGAAATCGTGACCACCCTCGACGCGAGGAGCCAGGACGCGGCCAAGCGCGCCCTCCAGAACAACATCAGCAACCTCCAGATGCAGCTCGGCGGATTCGTGCTCCCGAAGGCGCAGTACGCGAACAAGGCGGTGAGCGCCCGCAAGGGTGACTACCTCTACGGCGCGGTCGACACGGTAATCCACAGCGAGAAGGGCGAACTCAAGGCGCTGCGCCTCTCCTTCGGGCAGCTGAAGGGCGAAGTGGGCGAACAGTCGCTCAAGGAATTCGGCAAGCAGGTCGGCAAGGACCCCGCCGCCGTACTCGGGAACCAGATGAAGAAGGGCGCCATCCTCCTGGTGAGCATCCTCGACGAGAAAAAGGTGAACGGATTCATCCCGTGCAAGATCGAGACGGAACCCGTACTCCAGGGCGGTCTCGTGGCCATAAGGAACGGCAAGGTCGTCGCATCGCAGGGCGGCTTCCACAATACGGACTTCGACCGCAGCTTCAAGGCTCTCCGCCAGCTCGGTTCCAGCTGGAAGCCCATCCTTTACGCGCTCGCGCTCAAGCACAAGTGGAACTACATGAACATCCTCGAGAACGACTTCAACGTGTTCCAACACGTGAACCAGTTCTACTACCCGCGACCGGACCACAAGAACAAGGGCGACCTCGTGAGCATCGCGTGGGCGGCGACGCGTTCCGAAAACATCGCAAGCATCTGGCTTTTGGACCACCTGCTCGACAAGCTCTCGCAAGAAGAATTCAATTCCGTCGCGCAGGAGAACGGGTTCGCCCGCAACAGCGACGAAGACAGCAAGGCATACTTCGAGAGGCTGCGCGACAAGTTCGGCCTCACCATGAAGGAAGGCGTAAAGCGCGAAATCGAGTTCACGAGGGCGCAATACGCGCTCGCCGCGCAGTACGAATCCGAAGAGAAGTACGAACGCGCCATCGACGTGCTGGACCTGCGCGTCGGCACCTACAACGACATCGCGATGAAGCAGGCGAAAAAAGACGAGAAGACGCGCGCTTTCGTCGGGCACAACTTCAAGAACTATTCCGAAATCCTCCACAAGCGCGAAGTGCAGGAACTCGACCCGGACCTCTCCGAAGCGCTCCCGCCGCTCGATTCGGTGAAGCTGTTCCGCAACTTCACGCTGGGCGACGTGAAACGCCTCACCGTGATGATGGCGCAGGTCGACCCCGAAAGCGACTACCTCGACGAGACGCACCTGCGTTACTGGCCGGATTTCCGCCGCTCGCTCGCCATGGCGGAGTACGCGCGGTTCGCACATGAAATCGGCATCAACCAGAAACTGCAGAAAGTGTTCAGCATGCCGCTCGGCGTAAACGAGATTACGCTCGCCGAAATCAGCACCGCCTACCAGTCCATCCTCACGGGCAAGGTGTTCAAGTGCAAGGACGGCGAATGGAACGAACCGTGCTTCATCAAGGAAATCAAAAAAGACGGACAGTCCATCTTCAAGAACTCCGTGGAATCGAAGGTCATCCTCGATTCTCTCATCACCTCGCAGATGGGCGCCATGCTGCGCTCTGTGTTCGTGAACGGTACCGCGCGCAGCCAGGTGAACGCGCTTACCGTCGTCAGTTCCGACAAGAGCACCAGCCTGCGCTACCCGGCGCTCGGCAAGACGGGTACCACGAACGACTACAGGAACGTGGCGTTCCTGGGCGCCATCCCGACGTACGTTTCCGAAAAGGAAGGCATCGCGCTCGATTCCGTGGTGGCCATCGGAAGCTACGTGGGCTTCGACAACAACAAGCCGCTCCGTTCGGGCAGGACGCGCATAGCGGGCGCCTCGGGCGGCCTTCCGCAGTGGGCCGCATTCGCGAAGGAAGAAATTGAAATCCTCGGGACTCCGGAATACATCGACTTCTTCGACATCTCGATGCTTGCCGAAGGCGAAGTCCCGCTCCACCTCGCGAACGAACGCGGGCAGATTACCGTCGACCCGATGTCGGGCTTCTACATCGCGGACGCATCGCAGGGAAGGCCGTTGCCGTACATCGAGGCACCGGGCTTCGTGCCCCCGCAGGTGCAGGAGAAGGCGGCAGAAACGATTGCGACGGAAGGCATCATGACGAGCATGCCCATCCCGAACGCGGCAAACGGCACGCTTGAAAACGGCGAAGCGCCTTCCGCTCAGGCAGGCACGCAGGCCGCAGAAGCCGCACCCGCAGGCAGCGAGCAGGCAGCCGCAACGCAGAATGCAGAACAGGCAGGCACGACCGCCGATGCACCCAGCGCCCAGGCGGCACCTACCGCGCCCGCAGCGGCACCGGCCACAACGACACCCGCACCTGCCGAACCGAAGGCAGCGGCGATGCCCAAGGACGACGACTGGGATCTGCCTGCCGGAATGGACGGCGGCGCATTCGTGCCCATCGAGGCGGAATAACGCTCGCGTCTTCCTGAGCTAGGGAAATTCAAAAGTCAAGAAAGCAGAAGAACTGAATATGAACATGAAATTCTTGAACAAGACCCTTCTGATGGCGGCGGCAACGTTCGCGCTCGCCGCATGTGCGGGGAACGCTCCCGCCCCCGCGACCGACGTGCAGCCAGAGGCTAGCGCACCGGCAAGCGACGCGGGCACGGCCCCCGAACAATCGGGCGACGCAACCCAGCCCCAAAAGCAGGATGCCGCACCGGCCGAACCCCAGGCAACCTCCGACAACCAGGCGGTCGCCTTCGACTCGCAGCCGCTCGATTCCTACCGCCTGAATACGCCCGACAACATCCCCGTCGCCAATACGGATACGATTCCCACGACCGAGCAGCCGGTTCCCGCACGCACGCGGGCGCCCGACCCCTACACCGCCTTCCCGGCGCTCGCCGCCCAGGTATTCGCCTACGCCGATTCGCTGTACGCGGCCGGCCTCACCGATTCCGCAAGCGCCTATCTCGAACGCTTCCGCATCATCAAGCCGCTCTGGAGCACGTGGGTAGCCCGCGTCGATTCCCTGCTGAACATGTTCGGCAAGTTCCGCGCCGAAAAGGCCAAGGCGTTCGAACCGCTCGTTTTGCAGATTCAGAACATGATCCGCGCGCAGTCCGCCTACAGCATGGTGGCAGAAACCGCTGACAGCCTCATGGCGCTCGCCCCGGGCGATTCGCTCGTAAGGTGGGCCCAGCAGCAGAAGGCCACCGCCTACAAGATTACGCTTACCAAGGCCAAGAAGGAATACGCCTCCATCAAGGCGCTCGCCGACGACCAGGCGCAATTCTCCGAGGCGCTCAACAAGGCGAACGCATTCCTGCTCCGCTACCGCGATTTTGAAAACGACCTGCATATCCAGGCGCTCATCGACTACATCGCGGGCCTTTCCGCCGCGAACGATTCCGAAGCAGCCAAATACTGGGAATCGCACGACCCCGCCGAGGCGCTCGCGAAGGCCGATGAACTCATAAAGAATTCCAAGTACGCCAAAGCGAAGGAAATCCTGAACAAGCTGAAATCCAGCAAGCTCCGCAAGGAAGCGAACGAAAAGTACCAGGAACTGGCCAACACCTTCTGCAACGCTCAGCGCAAAGCGACATCGCAAATCTTCACGAAGGCGCAAAAGCAGAAGGATGACGCCAAGAAAAAGAAACTGCTGCAAGACGCCATCGCCCCGCTCGACAAGTGCCTCGGCGAATATCCGGAATACGGGCAAAAGCAGAAGGTGCTCGACAACAAGCAGTTCCTCGAAAAGGAAATCGCGAAATGATAGACGCCACGTGGTGGGCGTATGCGCAGTATCCCGCCTTCTTTATTCTCGGCGCCATCGTAAGCCTCATCAACAGCATCGCGGGCGGCGGTTCCACGCTTAGCCTGCCCATCATGATTTTCCTCGGCATGCCCGCGACCGTCGCGAACGGCACCAACCGAATCGGGCTTATCATCGGGAACTGCAGCAGCGCCTTCAACCTGATGAAGCACGGCTACCTCAACAAGAAAATCTTCTTGCAGTTGCTTATCCCCACCATCGTCGGGACGTGCATCGGCGTGTGCTTTCTCGTCCACATCGGCGACCGCGCCTTCCAAGCGATACTCGCCTGCGTCATCTGTCTCGTGGTCGTGATGAGCAACCTGCGCAAGGACATCCTCGGCAAGCCCCCTGCAACCCCGCCTGAAAAACTCACGTGGAAAGGTGCCGTCGGGTTCGCGATGATTTCTATATACGGCTGCATCGTGCAGGTGGGCGTGGGCTTCGTACAAATCTTTGCACTCACGCGCTACACCGGGCTTGAACCCATCCGCGTGAACGCCCTCAAGAACGCACTCACCAACGTGTTCCTACTCGTGAGCACCACGGCACTCGGCATCGCGGGCAAAATCAACTGGCCCATCGCCATCGTGATGGCCGCGGGCGCATGGCTCGGCGGCTACTGCGGCAGCTTTTTGCAGCGCAAAAAAGGCAACAAGTTCATCCAACATTTCGTGAGCGCGACAAGCATCGCGATGGCCATCTACCTTGTGGTCGACCTCATCGTCGAGTAAGCAGAATATCGGTAAACAAAAGCCCCAGTTATAACTAGAACGAAATGTCTTTCTTTTGTGAGCAAACAGAGCTATTTGTATAACTAAAAGGGCCCAATACATACCTCGAAACATCCATTTCCAATGGGCAATCCTTACACCATTCTTTTTTTTCTACATAGAAGAACATCTTCACATCTTTATTCAGCCCATTCAGAACTATAAGAGAGTCGGTAACAGAAATTTCGTATGAAGTTCCCCAAGTTGATCTTGCACTTTCAAAATCTTTCGATATATTCAGGCTGTCGTAGCGCATTTGGGTGTAATATTTAGAATTGCAGAAGGATACCTGAAATACATTATTTTCCTTCAGATATATATCTGGTTTGACTATGCATTTCCCATCAGAATCACACAGCTCTATATCGGACGGGTTCTGTAACGAATATGATGCGGTGTCAGGACGGCCTTTTAACAATGAAGTACATCGTTTATCTGTTTTAGCGTACCTATGCCATTCCGACTCAGGAATGTTTTGAGATACTAACCATCCCATTTTAGAAACTAGATCTGAACAAGCGTCTGATGTAGTATGCAGTTCGGCTGTAGAGCCATCAATAAGGACGACTTTATTCACGAAATACCTATAGCCGTAATTTGGAACGGTGTCACCTTTTTCGCGATTAGAACAACCGCAAAAAATCAGGAAAAGACATATCGCAAGAAAAATTTTCCGCATAATCCCAGCACTCCAAACCTCTAGTTACTTTATAAATATACACAAAACTCAATGCAAATTTGCATAACAAAAAAGCGGCCCGTATCAACGAGTCGCTTTGAGAATTTATAATTCTTCCACGAAAATCTTTGCGCAGAAGTTTTCGGTCGGCGTGCAAGTCTGGTTAATGCGAACTAACGAATCGTCTCTGCAAAATTGCAGCAATCTCTAATTAAGCGCGGATGGTCTTACGTGAGCAACAAAGCCCCTGTTATTAAACAGGGGCGTGGTTACGACCTTTGTCCACTTAGCGCTTCAGCGCTTATGTGGACATGGCCACCTTTAGGTGGGAGTGAGCGCCTATCGGAGTAATTTAAATCCAGAATTAAGCGCGAACGGTCTTACGTGAGCAACAAAGCCCCTGTTATTAAACAGGGGCGGTTGCGAGAGTGAGCGCCTACCGGAGTAATTTAAATCCAGAATTAAGCGCGAACGGTCTTAAAAGAATACAGGCGGCCAACGCGGGTTCTTCGAAGACATATCGATCTTGTAGAAGTCCTTCTCGAAGCGGCCATCGTCCATGCCGTACATCTGCATCACGTGGCGAGCAATCCACTTGCCGAGCTTGAGCACGGTGAGCTTCTTGCGGAGGCGGCCCTGGCAGTCGCGGTTCATGATGTCCGGGAGAGTGGACGTCGTGAGGATTTCGTCGATGGCCGGGCTGTTGAGCTTTTCGCGGGCTTCGGCACTGGTGTGGAAGTGCGTAACGCCGAAGCAAACACGGTTCGGGTTGCCCTTCTTGATGTGTTCGCAGCACTGCACGATCGTCGTACCGGTACGGACCATGTCGTCGAACACGATCACGTCCTTGCCTTCGATTTCTTCGATGCTGATGTCGGAAAGTTCCGGGTTGAAGGTCATGCTGATTTCACGTTCACCGGTACGGACCTTGTCCATCACCACGCGCTTGCATTCCGGGAGCTGCAATGCATCGTAAACAGCGTTCATGAACGGGCGGGCGCCCTTGTCCGGGGAGACGATCACGAGGTTGTTGCCGTCCTTGCCGGTCTGCACGAAGTTGCTGCTCTTGATGTAGTGAGCGTAAACGTCAGTCGGAATCAGGTTGTGGAAGTGGCCTTCGAAAATTTCGTTGAAGAGGTTCTGCACCTTGATGCTGTGGTTGTGGACCGTCACCACGGCGTCGACACCGGACTTCTTGAGGAGTTCAGCGTAAAGGAGGCTCGTAAAGGCCTGGCCGTCGAACTTCTTCAAGTCAACATCGGAGCGGTCCTTCTCGAGAGGGCCAATGCGGTGCGGGCCACGGTCCTGGGCGCTGTAGAACAGGTCGGGTTCAACGAGCACCACCTGCTCGGCACCATTGTCCTTAGCGGCGCGGGCCAAAATGCAGTTGCGCATGGCGTAGTCGTTACGGCTGCGTTCATGGTTCGAAACCGAGCAAATCAGGACGATTTTGCCTTCGAGGCGGCGGCCGATATGCTCCATGTCGGCCACATCCAGCATGTAGCGGGGGCAGAATTCGGAGTTGGCGAAAGTCTTCAGGGAGACCACGTCGGAGATGTCTTCACGGAGGCCGATGTACTGGGCCATGTCGATGGCGAACGGGTCATCGGTGAAGTTGCCGGTCACGATAAAACGATCTGACATATTTGCGCCTTGATTTGGGGGTTGAATTTTATGCCCCAAATATAGTCAGTTTCGCCGTCGGTTTCAATGACCTTTTTAAATGTTTTTTTACGGAAGCCGCGTCTCGAAACGCAGGAACCACATCTCGGTATCGCTCCCGACACGCACCGGAGGGCCCCAACTGTCCACCCCGCTGGATACAAGCCACCGGACGGAATCGAGCGTGCCGAACCCGTAAGCGAGGCGCCAGACCCAGTTTATGATGACGGTTCCGGGGAAGAACTGGCCGGCATGCGTATGGCCCGAGAACGCGAAATCCGGCATACGGCCCGAATATTCGGGTTCGATACCCCTCGGCTGGTGGTCCATGAGCAGCCAGGGAAGTCCTTTCACCGCGAGAGTAGCGCGGGAGGTCGAAGACCCGAGTTTTGCCGGATCGAGAAGCGAAAGCGGCATGCGCTCTACCCCGCGGGCAGCCGCCATCTGCAGGTCCGTGCGCCCGGTAATGCAGGCGACCTCCGTGCAGACCGTAGAATCATCCAAGTATACCCAGCCGCTACGCCTCAGGAATCCCGCGATGTCGCTGCCGGCACGCTCCGTGTAGGCCTCGTGATTCCCGCCGACGGCATATGCGCCCACGCGGGCAGCGGCGGCGAATTTTGCGAACAAAGTATCGTAGCCCTGGTTCGTCAATACGGAATCGTGCTCGTCGGCGAAGTCGCCGCCGAAAAGTATCAAGTCGGGCTTGAGGCTGTCGGCCTCGCGCAGCATGCGTTCCACCTTCCCGCGGCAGAAGAGCGGGTCCATGTGGAGGTCGCTGAAGAACAGCACCGTGAAATTCCTGGGCGCGACAGGGACAGAGGAATCTTGCAAGACCTGCGCAGAATCAAACGCAACGGCAGCTGAGTCGTGCGCGACCTGCGCAGAATCAGCCGCGACAGAGGTATCGGGAACGGGAGTGCCCGCGGAATCAACTGCAGCGGAAGAATCGCCCGCAAAAGAACTGCGCGGGCTTTCCACGAGAAGCTGGATTGTCGTATCCCGCAGTTTATAATCCGCATTGTGGAAATAGCCCACAACACACATCACGCCCGTGACCGCGAACGATGCAATGAGCAATACGCGGGCGGCAATAACCGTAGTGCGCTGCGGCATGGGCCTGTGCCCTAGCGCACGGCGACCCAGCCTAAAAATCCACCAGCAAATATACAGGAGCAGCGCTTCGCACAGCCATACCGAAAGGAACGCCTGCCCCACGCACGCCCAGAACATTTCGCGGAATATGAAGCAAACAGGCAGGAGCACCACGAGCGCACCCGCCAGAATGCTACCCTTGTTCCCGGGGGCGACCTGCCGCAAATTCACGAACAGGAAGAGCACTCCGAAAATAAGGATGAAAATGAAAATCACTAAAGCCTCGACTTCACCAACTTATAGATGTCGGCGGAAACTTCTTCTTTAGAGCGGTTCGCATCTACCGCCGCAACGCAGTCGGGGTATTCACGAGCCGCGGCCAGGTACCCCTGGCGCACCCGTTCGAAAAAGTCGGCCTTCTCCTGTTCGAGGCGATCGGGTGCCTCGCCCCGCTTCGCGGTGCGCGCGCGGCTCTGTTCCACCGTCAGGTCGAGCACTACGGTCAGTTCCGGAATGCAGCCGCCGCAGGTAACTTCCGTAAGCTGCTGCACCATGTCGGCGCCAAGCCCGCGGGCGTATCCCTGGTAGGCAAACGTGCTCCACGCAAAACGGTCGGCAATAACGATCTTGCCCGCATCAAGCGCCGGCTGGATGATTTCGTGTATCACCTGAGCGCGGGCGGCATTGTACAGCAAAAGTTCCGCCTTGTCGCTCATGATTCCCTTGAACGCTGGGTCCAGAAGAATCTCGCGGATACGTTCAGAAACTTTCGCCCCGCCCGGTTCGCGAAGCTTCACGACGGAATAACCTTCCGCCTCAAGGGCCGATGCAAGATTCTCGATATGGGTCGACTTACCCGACCCGTCGATACCTTCAAGACAAAAGAATCTCTTCGCTGTTTTCATCTAGGAATCTCTATCGTCTTCAATCTCAATAGCTACTCGGCGGTGCACACATCGCTTTACCGGTCACATTCTCATTTGCCGCATAACAGTTACGGCTTGACGAGCAGCCAGCATTATTATTACCGGATTCTTGGCAATGGCAGGCAATGTTGTCGCCATTACCGTCAAAATCCATAAGCCTGCCACCCTGGCATACGATCAAGTATCCACGCTGTCCGCGTTGTTCGTTAATGCAGTAACGAATCGAATTGTGACATACACCTAGCATTTTTCCGTCCGCATCGCACGAAACGCGAGGATTCCAACTTGAATCCCTTGCGGCCATAGTAGTTGTAAAGGTTTCAACTTTTAGCGAGATTGGATAATATCCTGTTAGCGTTATATTTGCAAACTTATAATCGGAATGATGATTGTATCTCCCTGTGTCCTGTACATATATAGTAGAGTCAGGACAGAAATATTCTCCGTTATCTCCGCAATTTTTGCCTAACATACGGCCTTCTTCATCATATGTATATCCTACCGAATATCTCCCATCGAAAGCACCCCTTACCTCGACCCACGCCCCTTCGTAGCAACGGTACATGACGCCATTGTCAAATTCGTCATTCACGCATTTATGGTCGCCATCCTGGCATTCCCCGCATGAAACGAGTTTCATTAGCCAGTGGGATTTACCGTCATCATCTGTATAATCGCCTACATGAGTGCGCTTGCACGAGTATCCGTTTTCGCATTGCTCGGTCATCATGGTAGAACCGAACCTTCCATTGACGCACTGCGTTACGCGACCGGCACCATCGATGTCGTTGGAGCATTGCTTTTCATAGTTCAGGCATGTCCCGCAACTGTTCCCGTCGCAAGATACGTTGCCGCACGCTTCCTCTATCTTTTTTCCGCCTTCGCACTTCGTGACCGTTCCCTTAAATTTTTCGTCATCAGTACAAGTGCTCACGTTGTTCACGCACTCGCCGCAGCCATTGCCACCCTCGTTACAGGAAACGGATCGGCAACTATATTCGACCTTCCTTCCCTTGATGCAGGCCTTGACGATACCGATTCCCATTCCGTCGTTGGTGCAGACAGCCGGCATGTCGTCTTCCGTGCATTCGATCTTGGACATGTTCATGTCGCAGTCGTCGCCTTTCTCGTTGCAGGCGGCGGTCCTGCAGCTGTATTCAATCAATTTTCCCTTGAGGCAGGTCTTGATGATGCCAATGCCGTCCTCGTTGTTGGTACAAACGTCCGGATCGCCTTCTTTACATTCTTCCACAAAAATACTACTGCTGGACTTTGCCGAAGAACTGGATTTTCCCGAGGAACTCGAGACCAGGTCATCGGAGGATTCGATTTCCGAATCGGTTATGGACTTGACCGAGGAATCGTCGTCACCACAGGCCGCAAAGTATGCGGTCATCAGTACAGCGAAAAGGCTTGCGCATAGAATTCTTGCTTTCATCTCTTTTCCACCTTACCTTGGTTTTGACTAGTTTCCATATTCGTAGTCTGGATCGTCTTCAATTTCAAATCCGGTCTTGTCTTCTGCCCTTGGCGGCTGGCACATTCTCATGCCGGTCACCGCAGTTTGTCCCGCATAGCAGTTAGAACCCGACGAACAGCCACCATTATTATTACCGTATTCCTGGCAATGGCAGGCAATGTTGTCACCGTCGCCGTCAAAATCCATAATCCTGCCGCCCTGGCATACAATCAAGTATCCATTTTTCCCGCGTTCTTCGTTAATGCACAGACGAATCGAATTGTGACATACACCGAGCATTTTTCCGTCCGCATCACACGAAACGCGACTGTTCCAATTTGCATCCTTTGCAGCCATAGTAGTTGTAAAGGTTTGAACTTTTTGCGTGATTGGATAATACCCTGTTAACGTTATATCTGAATACCTACCAAAAGATTTATGATTGTATCTTCCTGTGTCAAGTGTAGTGAATCGCTTGCCGCAAACATAACTCCCATTCTCTAACGTGTCCAATATCAAATAACCGTCATCACCGTACATGCATGTGCTGAATCCATCACTACCATTGATTTCGTGCCACTCTCCTTCGTAGCAACGGTACATGACGCCATTGCCAGAAGGATCATTATCGCATTTAAGTTCACCTTCCAGGCATTCCCCGCACCTGGTAAACTTCATTTGCCAAAAACCTTCCGCGTTCTCGCCCACCTTGGTGCGCTTGCACGAAAATCCGTGTTCGCACGGCTCGGTCATCACAGCACTGGACTGTCCGTTTACACATTGCGATATGACGCCGACTCCATTTTCGTCGTTCTCGCAGGTTTTATCATAGTTCCTGCATGTTCCGCACTTGTCTCCGTCGCAAGACACGTTGCCGCACTTTTTCTCTTGCTTTTTCCCGTTCTCGCATTTGGTGACCGTACCCCTGAAATCCTTGTCGTCGGTACAGGTGCTTACGTTGTTCACACACTCGCCGCAGTCAGTGCCTTCCTCGTTACAGGAAACGGACTGGCAACTGTATTCGATCAGTTGTCCCCTGACGCAAGTCTTGATGATGCCGATGCCCTTCCCGTTATTGGTGCAGACATTCGGAGTGTCTTCCCCGCATTCGTTCCTGGACATGTTCATGTCGCAGTCGTCGCCCTTCTCGTTGCAGCCGGCGGTCCTGCAGCTGTATTCAATCAGCCTTCCCTTGATGCAGGCCTTGATGATGCCGATGCCATCCTTGTTTTCGGTACAGACATCCGGGGTTTCCCCCTCCTTGCATTCATCCGCGTACTTGCTCGTCAGGGAATCGGCTTTGTCCGATCCGCTGCTGCCGGGCTTCACAGAAGAACTTGACTTGTCTGCGCTATCGTCGCTTTCCAAGTCAGTCAATTTTTTCCACGCATTTTCCTGACAAACGTATTTCGCCTTCTCGTCGAGAACATACACGGTGTCCCCTTCATTGAAGGTGCCGCAGGAGTCCAAGTCATCAGCGGAGTCAATCTCCGAGATGGCTACGACCTCTGCCGAAGAATCATCGCCACAGGCAACAAAGTAGGCTAGTACAACTACGGCGAACAGGCCTGCGGAAACGATTCTTCCTTTCATCTCTTTCTTCCTATAGGCTACTCGACGTCCTTGCCGTGGCACTTCTTGTACTTGAGACCGGAACCGCACCAGCACGGGTCATTGCGACCGAGCTTGGGGCCGGCAGCCTGCGCGCGGCGGCGTGCGGCTTCCATGATGGCGGGGTTCGTGTAAGTACGGCGCACCTGGCGGGTACCCGGCAGTGCCGACTGCGGCATGGGCTGACCATCCTGCTGGTCTTCCGAAATCGCGTTCGACTCGGAAGCGGCGGCCTGGCCTGCAAGACCCGCAGCCTTCGCGCCCTCGGCGCTCAACTGCTCGCCTTCCTGGGGCTGTTCGCCACCGGCATTCTGGGCGGCTTCAGCAGCCTTGCGTTCGGCGTCGATCTGTTCCTGCGGCTTGAGCTGCAGCTGGTCCGGCGATACGGTCATGCCGTTCGGGAGCGTGATGCGGATGTTCAAGATGCGCAACATCGTGAGAGTCGCGATCTTCTCGAGGCAGCCTTCGAACAGCTTGAAGCCCTCGTTCTTGTAGACCATCAGCGGGTCCTTCTGGGCGTAACCGTGGAAGCGGATGGAATCCTTCAGCTGGTCCATCGCGTACAGGTGTTCCTTCCAGACCTGGTCGATCGTCATGAGCAAGAAGCGGCGTTCGATGTTGCGGAAATCGGCTTCCGGAATAATCTTCGTGAGCTTGTCGTAACGCGCCTTGCAGAGTCCGATGATTTCGTCGAGAACCTGTTCCGGCGTCTTCTTCATCGCCTGTTCGAGCGTGAGGTTGTATTCCATGCCGAGCGTGCGC
The nucleotide sequence above comes from Fibrobacter sp.. Encoded proteins:
- a CDS encoding transglycosylase domain-containing protein; the protein is MANAKRKQTKSAPTPFPIKVLKILAAFALVGIICCIPAYIFVFKILPERDPDNQFNRDTILQVLSGETRVYYNDGNELLGAFFDANHRLYVPYGDIPKDIVNALIAAEDAGYWNHNGFSMQGFLRAMLANIKSGHMRQGGSTLTQQTAKNVLGREERSIKAKWKELINALRLEKHFSKEDILEFYLNQFHVSGTGKGVAIAAQYFFDKELKDLSLAECAFIAGSVKGPFNYDPFIQRTEERKEKALKRGEERLRYVLGRMVDEGYIDQEQMNDALSEPLHFKHGNFRFSVSTTLERIDEKLSSEFYQKLFEQHDISDWRKAQLEIVTTLDARSQDAAKRALQNNISNLQMQLGGFVLPKAQYANKAVSARKGDYLYGAVDTVIHSEKGELKALRLSFGQLKGEVGEQSLKEFGKQVGKDPAAVLGNQMKKGAILLVSILDEKKVNGFIPCKIETEPVLQGGLVAIRNGKVVASQGGFHNTDFDRSFKALRQLGSSWKPILYALALKHKWNYMNILENDFNVFQHVNQFYYPRPDHKNKGDLVSIAWAATRSENIASIWLLDHLLDKLSQEEFNSVAQENGFARNSDEDSKAYFERLRDKFGLTMKEGVKREIEFTRAQYALAAQYESEEKYERAIDVLDLRVGTYNDIAMKQAKKDEKTRAFVGHNFKNYSEILHKREVQELDPDLSEALPPLDSVKLFRNFTLGDVKRLTVMMAQVDPESDYLDETHLRYWPDFRRSLAMAEYARFAHEIGINQKLQKVFSMPLGVNEITLAEISTAYQSILTGKVFKCKDGEWNEPCFIKEIKKDGQSIFKNSVESKVILDSLITSQMGAMLRSVFVNGTARSQVNALTVVSSDKSTSLRYPALGKTGTTNDYRNVAFLGAIPTYVSEKEGIALDSVVAIGSYVGFDNNKPLRSGRTRIAGASGGLPQWAAFAKEEIEILGTPEYIDFFDISMLAEGEVPLHLANERGQITVDPMSGFYIADASQGRPLPYIEAPGFVPPQVQEKAAETIATEGIMTSMPIPNAANGTLENGEAPSAQAGTQAAEAAPAGSEQAAATQNAEQAGTTADAPSAQAAPTAPAAAPATTTPAPAEPKAAAMPKDDDWDLPAGMDGGAFVPIEAE
- a CDS encoding ribose-phosphate pyrophosphokinase, with protein sequence MSDRFIVTGNFTDDPFAIDMAQYIGLREDISDVVSLKTFANSEFCPRYMLDVADMEHIGRRLEGKIVLICSVSNHERSRNDYAMRNCILARAAKDNGAEQVVLVEPDLFYSAQDRGPHRIGPLEKDRSDVDLKKFDGQAFTSLLYAELLKKSGVDAVVTVHNHSIKVQNLFNEIFEGHFHNLIPTDVYAHYIKSSNFVQTGKDGNNLVIVSPDKGARPFMNAVYDALQLPECKRVVMDKVRTGEREISMTFNPELSDISIEEIEGKDVIVFDDMVRTGTTIVQCCEHIKKGNPNRVCFGVTHFHTSAEAREKLNSPAIDEILTTSTLPDIMNRDCQGRLRKKLTVLKLGKWIARHVMQMYGMDDGRFEKDFYKIDMSSKNPRWPPVFF
- a CDS encoding sulfite exporter TauE/SafE family protein — encoded protein: MIDATWWAYAQYPAFFILGAIVSLINSIAGGGSTLSLPIMIFLGMPATVANGTNRIGLIIGNCSSAFNLMKHGYLNKKIFLQLLIPTIVGTCIGVCFLVHIGDRAFQAILACVICLVVVMSNLRKDILGKPPATPPEKLTWKGAVGFAMISIYGCIVQVGVGFVQIFALTRYTGLEPIRVNALKNALTNVFLLVSTTALGIAGKINWPIAIVMAAGAWLGGYCGSFLQRKKGNKFIQHFVSATSIAMAIYLVVDLIVE